In one window of Episyrphus balteatus chromosome 3, idEpiBalt1.1, whole genome shotgun sequence DNA:
- the LOC129917104 gene encoding ankyrin-1-like, which produces MTEVNRDMLHAVSYGNLENVRDLIYEHGINSSEAHGYVLLRESIKRQRKEITKFLLNSGSKVNSKRSQTIPSNTPLHLAIQNRDLEITEMLLDHDADINARNESGLSPLLKAIQDRQENIVDILLKRGAILNSCNKGISPLHYAVERHFCNTTEKLLQYGAYVDSKANFYCRKEEYTPLHCATENEDFEIVKILLKKGANVNSTTADGHTPLHLACKTGNVETIDLLLSNNVDINARAHNKLTPLYIAVENSRREAAKFLMDHEAQINDEFDNGKTILSCAVDKRLSLIVNDILQYSPDVNNIINKKSFRTALNSLDSEIVENMVKYGFSVDHEDINDTALLHNAIKMGNTKIIQDLIKHGLDLTCSKAENSTVLHIAIKNKQFEVAKLLLTNGADVNATDESEKPPIYYSTYNSDVNMTKLLLSHGANVQKRPELLRIATNKLCKEIIEILLEKQVDIDATDKFGRTALHMTASQEYEGFCDFLNIDDTPPEVIKTKAEIAKILLINGANVNAKTTKNRLTALHIACVKQFINVVEVLLEFQADVDCVAKGFTPLHIAAEKGNSTIIEMLVKHNMNIVNSKQENGDTALHIAAKKGHQNALEILLKNGADVNLKNNKHETALHLAAKGSKNEIVSILLDHMSPIDSKNIYGNTPLHIAVESAKTDNIHVLLNFGSDINILNNKHCTAIDLAKSLRYNGFARYGDYDDEEGYERYVNIQESFYDEKNRILRTLLLHAITLKAINLYPAKTDLYSFLDDNSLLKFLQEDCENEIKLLKVDTISGNTKLSFYDVLTKSIHSLTRCVKNEDVVRIFESDDYKEKFPIYAGIIERNFKKATQRRQLLDSAYEFFKCYFEMPYECVDQILSYLSIGDLENIMDSWKI; this is translated from the coding sequence ATGACGGAAGTAAACAGAGATATGCTTCATGCTGTTAGCTATGGAAACTTAGAAAATGTACGAGACTTAATTTACGAACATGGAATAAATAGTTCCGAAGCTCATGGATATGTTCTTCTTCGTGAATCGATCAAGCGCCAGCGCAAAGAAATAACTAAATTCCTTTTAAACAGCGGATCGAAAGTAAATAGTAAAAGGAGCCAAACAATTCCTTCAAATACACCACTTCATTTAGCTATTCAAAATCGTGACTTAGAAATTACAGAAATGCTTTTAGACCACGATGCTGATATTAACGCACGAAATGAAAGTGGTTTGTCACCCCTCCTAAAAGCTATTCAAGATAGACAAGAAAATATTGTTGATATTCTACTGAAAAGAGGAGCTATTCTTAATAGTTGCAACAAAGGCATAAGCCCTCTTCATTATGCCGTTGAAAGACACTTTTGCAATACAACTGAAAAACTTTTACAATATGGAGCCTATGTAGATTCAAAGGCAAATTTTTACTGCAGGAAAGAAGAATATACACCGCTTCACTGTGCGACTGAAAATGAAGATTTCGAGATTGTTAAGATTCTTTTGAAGAAAGGAGCAAATGTGAATTCTACGACAGCCGATGGACATACACCTCTGCATTTAGCATGCAAAACTGGAAATGTAGAAACAATCGATTTACTCTTAAGCAACAATGTCGATATTAATGCGCGTGCTCATAATAAGTTAACACCACTCTATATAGCTGTGGAAAATTCTCGCAGAGAAGCCGCTAAATTTTTAATGGATCATGAAGCACAAATTAATGATGAATTCGATAACGGAAAAACGATACTTAGTTGTGCTGTTGACAAACGCTTATCATTGATAGTCAACGACATTCTACAATACAGTCCAGATGTCAACaacataataaacaaaaaatcttttagaaCTGCACTGAATAGCCTTGATTcagaaattgttgaaaatatggtaaaatatgGTTTTTCTGTTGACCATGAAGACATAAATGATACCGCTTTGCTACATAATGCTATTAAAATGGGTAATACTAAAATTATTCAAGATCTAATAAAGCATGGGCTTGACTTGACTTGTAGTAAAGCAGAAAATTCCACCGTTTTGCACATtgctataaaaaataaacagtttGAGGTAGCGAAACTCTTGCTTACCAATGGTGCTGATGTAAATGCCACAGATGAAAGTGAAAAACCTCCCATATACTATTCAACATACAACTCTGATGTCAACATGACTAAGCTTCTACTATCTCATGGAGCGAATGTCCAAAAGCGCCCAGAATTGCTTAGGATTGCTACAAATAAACTTTGTAAAGAAATCATTGAAATTCTACTTGAAAAGCAAGTTGACATTGATGCGACTGATAAGTTTGGAAGAACAGCCTTACACATGACTGCATCACAAGAATATGAAGGATTCTGTGATTTTCTTAATATAGACGATACGCCACCGGAGGTTATCAAGACTAAGGCAGAAATAGCCAAAATTCTTCTTATCAATGGTGCAAATGTTAATGCTAAAACTACCAAAAATAGGTTAACCGCTCTTCATATTGCGTgtgtaaaacaatttataaatgtTGTTGAAGTTCTTTTAGAATTTCAAGCCGATGTTGATTGTGTTGCGAAAGGTTTTACACCATTGCATATTGCTGCTGAGAAGGGAAACTCAACTATTATTGAAATGCTTGTGAAGCATAACATGAATATTGTTAATTCAAAGCAAGAAAATGGTGATACAGCTCTTCATATTGCTGCCAAAAAGGGTCACCAAAATGCTTTGGAAATCTTGCTAAAAAATGGAGCagatgttaatttaaaaaacaataaacatgaAACTGCACTTCATTTGGCTGCAAAAGGATCTAAAAATGAAATAGTTTCGATCCTCTTGGACCACATGTCTCCTATtgattccaaaaatatttatggtaaTACTCCGCTTCATATTGCCGTGGAATCAGCTAAAACTGATAATATACACGTTCTTCTTAATTTCGGATCGgatattaatattttgaacAACAAACACTGCACAGCTATTGATTTGGCAAAGTCTTTGCGTTATAATGGTTTTGCTCGCTACGGTGACTACGATGATGAGGAGGGTTATGAAAGATATGTTAATATTCAAGAATCtttttatgatgaaaaaaatcGCATTCTTCGAACTTTACTATTGCACGCAATAACCTTAAAAGCTATAAATTTATATCCTGCCAAAACggatttgtattcatttttagaCGATAATagtttgttgaaatttttgcaAGAGGATTgcgaaaatgaaataaaacttctGAAGGTCGATACAATTTCTGGTAatacaaaattaagtttttatgatGTTTTGACAAAAAGTATTCACTCATTAACAAGATGCGTTAAAAATGAAGATGTTGTTCGAATTTTTGAATCAGATgattataaagaaaaatttccAATATATGCTGGCAtaattgaaagaaattttaaaaaggcTACTCAAAGGCGACAATTGCTAGATTCAGCATATGAGTTTTTCAAATGCTATTTTGAAATGCCTTATGAATGTGTTGATCAAATACTAAGTTACTTAAGTATTGgtgatttagaaaatattatggACTCATGGAAAATTTGA
- the LOC129917107 gene encoding uncharacterized protein LOC129917107 yields MAMGQRNNYESHFIDFLENKYAHLYSVQPEKKKSDIIHKKAGYSLVITKAKKISRGFTASKMPEISGEEVDKIFEESLNKHCGVLNCQTHSLCQLSKYVRYNPDLLEKWSELVCLGKESNSSFQTNPCEIEEKNTQNDAFEEQSNRLCQSHSNTLERKPSDIEQKNPLNDAGNQEKSDFHKRISQESINPPVILELFNTTENRLQTITGLDDKNILDALVNESLKLNEDKISLKKKIILTLCRLKTNRNFELLAILFGINHKTIISYFADTIKQLSEVFRPLIHWAKNDHNYITKTAFETIAIGTRPQLEVLIGVCPAGLINYVSPMSNVGIEMVTPKKYRYHRGSATHLKRRIEKLKTFKFFSESVEALLVPYIDDIMIVLCGLINNSLLFNENKTLTVF; encoded by the exons ATGGCCATGGGTCAAAGAAATAATTATGAATCCCACTTTATAGACTTCTTAGAAAATAAGTATGCTCATTTATATTCCGTACAaccagaaaaaaagaaatcagaCATAATCCACAAAAAAGCTGGCTACAGTTTAGTAATCACTAAGGCGAAGAAAATATCTAGAGGATTTACTGCTTCTAAAATGCCCGAAATAAGTGGAGAGGAG GTTGACAAGATATTTGAAGAATCATTAAATAAACATTGTGGAGTTCTTAATTGTCAAACACACTCTTTGTGTCAGCTTTCAAAATATGTAAGATATAATCCAGATCTTTTAGAAAAATGGTCTGAACTAGTTTGTTTGGGAAAAGAGTCGAACTCCTCTTTTCAGACAAACCCTTGTGAAATAGAAGAAAAGAATACACAAAATGATGCATTTGAAGAGCAGTCTAACAGATTATGCCAAAGTCATTCGAACACTTTGGAAAGAAAACCCAGCGACATAGAACAAAAGAATCCACTAAATGATGCAGGTAATCAAGAAAAGTCAGACTTTCATAAGAGAATTTCCCAAGAAAGCATAAACCCACCGGTTATTTTGGAATTATTTAACACTACCGAAAATAGACTGCAAACAATAACAGGATTGGATGACAAAAACATACTAGACGCTTTAGTCAATGAATCACTTAAATTAAATGAAGACAAAATTTcactgaaaaagaaaattattttaacacttTGCAGACTAAAAACTAATCGTAATTTTGAACTATTGGCTATATTGTTTGGAATCAATCACAAAACCATCATCAGTTATTTTGCTGATACCATAAAGCAGTTATCAGAAGTTTTTAGACCTTTAATACATTGGGCAAAAAATGACCATAATTATATAACGAAGACTGCATTCGAAACAATTGCAATAGGAACTCGACCACAACTTGAAGTTTTAATAGGAGTTTGTCCAGCCGGGTTAATTAATTACGTTAGTCCTATGTCCAATGTTGGAATTGAAATGGTTACACCAAAAAAATATCGCTATCATCGTGGTTCGGCAACACACTTGAAAAGGCgtatagaaaaacttaaaacttttaaatttttttctgaatcagTTGAGGCTTTATTAGTGCCTTATATCGATGATATAATGATTGTTTTGTGCGGATTAATAAATAATAGCTTACTTTTTAacgaaaacaaaacattaactgttttctaa